The following proteins come from a genomic window of Candidatus Thiodiazotropha sp. CDECU1:
- a CDS encoding peptidylprolyl isomerase, whose amino-acid sequence MKKTPLTLLPCLLLMAFLSVNAWADQVQVLMKTSMGEIEVSLNKEKAPKTVENFVQYARDGFYNGTIFHRVIKDFMIQGGGFTESMDKKQTRDPVENEANNGLKNRRGTIAMARTSAPHSATAQFFINHKDNGFLDYPGQDGWGYAVFGEVTKGMEIVDTIAKQPIGVTGGMRNVPKSPIIIEKVTVLE is encoded by the coding sequence ATGAAAAAAACACCACTTACCCTACTCCCATGCCTGTTGTTAATGGCCTTTTTATCCGTCAACGCTTGGGCTGACCAGGTACAGGTATTGATGAAGACATCGATGGGCGAAATCGAAGTGTCACTAAACAAGGAGAAGGCGCCAAAAACCGTCGAGAACTTCGTCCAATATGCCCGGGATGGCTTCTACAACGGCACAATCTTCCACCGCGTCATCAAAGACTTCATGATCCAGGGCGGAGGTTTCACCGAATCCATGGATAAGAAGCAGACCCGGGACCCGGTGGAAAATGAAGCAAACAACGGCTTGAAAAACAGGCGCGGCACCATTGCCATGGCGCGAACCTCCGCACCCCATTCCGCGACAGCCCAATTCTTTATCAACCATAAAGACAATGGCTTTCTCGATTATCCCGGGCAGGACGGCTGGGGTTATGCTGTATTTGGTGAAGTCACCAAGGGCATGGAGATTGTAGACACTATCGCCAAGCAACCTATCGGAGTTACCGGAGGTATGCGCAATGTTCCCAAGTCTCCCATCATCATCGAGAAGGTCACTGTTCTCGAGTAA
- a CDS encoding methyl-accepting chemotaxis protein, translating into MSKYISVQWKILTPMALIFILIMSVVTIYSAHQQKDRLLRLTENQIFDVLHGYLDSMNAMMFTGTMGNREMLKQKIEKRDGVLEVRMLRGEAVNKTFGAGFDHEKPLDDLDKRALNGEQIVQVEEIKGERIVTIIEPFAAVSDRNGTNCLTCHALPEGTILGAGRLTFSLGERDKAIDHELLVGAAINFLVLLVGLFIINMIMRRVVIKPLYGLRSTMEQIGADADLRPRVTLGANDEFHQVGTAVNTMLDKFQPTITDLAQTMDGLANSAEQLATVTKTTRDGVDQQEKETTQLTVAIGELSLAAEEVAKNAAGAEHAAVEARSNAGDGSDVVAQVSDSIKRLAKRVDDAAVVVRQLAEGTQSIGQVSESITAIAEQTNLLALNAAIEAARAGEQGRGFAVVADEVRNLAQRTQEATHEIQDIIEQLVSASNQAVKVMDGSKKEADQSVTDSNRAGDALAQIANAVESISEMNSLIATAASEQTSVASEINKNIIAINEVSHQTAEGTCRTLKESEEVAQISAQLDQMVNQFKV; encoded by the coding sequence ATGAGTAAGTACATCTCGGTGCAGTGGAAGATTCTGACCCCGATGGCCCTGATTTTTATACTCATCATGTCAGTTGTAACCATCTATTCTGCACACCAGCAAAAGGATCGCTTGCTAAGACTGACGGAGAATCAGATATTTGATGTGCTGCATGGTTACCTCGACAGTATGAATGCCATGATGTTTACCGGGACCATGGGCAACAGGGAGATGTTGAAACAGAAGATCGAAAAACGTGACGGTGTACTGGAAGTGCGCATGCTGCGTGGAGAGGCGGTAAACAAGACGTTTGGCGCAGGATTCGATCATGAGAAGCCCTTGGACGACCTTGATAAGCGTGCCTTGAATGGTGAGCAGATTGTTCAAGTGGAGGAGATCAAAGGGGAGCGGATTGTCACCATTATCGAACCCTTTGCCGCCGTATCCGACCGAAATGGCACCAACTGTTTGACTTGCCATGCGTTGCCGGAAGGGACGATCCTTGGTGCGGGCAGACTGACATTCTCTCTGGGAGAGCGGGATAAGGCGATCGATCACGAGCTGCTGGTCGGCGCCGCGATCAACTTTCTTGTGCTACTGGTCGGACTTTTCATTATCAATATGATCATGCGCAGGGTCGTGATCAAGCCGTTGTATGGTCTACGCAGCACCATGGAGCAGATCGGCGCCGATGCCGATTTACGTCCGCGGGTGACCCTTGGCGCGAATGATGAGTTTCATCAGGTTGGTACCGCCGTCAATACCATGTTGGACAAATTTCAACCGACGATCACCGATCTGGCTCAAACCATGGATGGATTAGCAAACTCCGCCGAACAGCTGGCGACGGTCACGAAGACCACCCGTGATGGGGTGGATCAGCAGGAAAAAGAGACCACCCAACTGACGGTAGCTATCGGTGAACTCAGCCTGGCGGCTGAAGAGGTGGCGAAAAATGCGGCCGGCGCGGAACATGCGGCGGTTGAGGCGAGATCCAATGCGGGAGACGGCAGCGATGTGGTGGCCCAAGTATCCGACTCCATCAAACGTCTGGCCAAGCGGGTCGACGATGCCGCTGTGGTTGTGCGCCAACTGGCTGAGGGTACGCAAAGCATCGGCCAGGTTTCTGAGTCGATCACCGCGATCGCCGAACAGACCAATCTACTTGCCCTGAACGCGGCTATCGAGGCGGCGCGGGCCGGTGAGCAGGGTCGCGGTTTCGCCGTGGTGGCTGACGAGGTACGCAACCTGGCGCAACGCACCCAGGAAGCGACCCATGAGATTCAGGATATCATCGAGCAGTTGGTATCGGCCTCCAACCAGGCGGTTAAGGTAATGGATGGCAGTAAGAAAGAGGCTGACCAAAGCGTTACCGACTCCAACCGAGCGGGCGATGCCTTGGCGCAGATTGCCAACGCGGTGGAGTCTATCAGTGAGATGAATTCCCTGATCGCCACCGCAGCCTCAGAACAAACCTCCGTGGCCAGTGAAATCAACAAGAACATCATTGCCATCAATGAGGTATCCCACCAGACAGCCGAGGGGACCTGCCGCACACTTAAAGAGAGTGAAGAGGTCGCCCAGATCTCTGCTCAGCTGGATCAGATGGTCAATCAGTTCAAGGTTTGA
- a CDS encoding HypC/HybG/HupF family hydrogenase formation chaperone — protein MCVGIPAQVIEAGDFVARCRTRSGEEQINMMLTGSQPVGTWLLTFLGSAREVISEEDARNIDKALDGLSAIMSENKDIDVDHYFPGLGQP, from the coding sequence ATGTGCGTAGGCATCCCCGCCCAAGTGATCGAGGCAGGTGATTTCGTCGCCCGCTGCCGCACCCGCAGTGGGGAGGAGCAGATCAATATGATGCTGACCGGATCCCAACCTGTGGGGACCTGGTTGCTGACCTTTCTTGGCTCCGCACGAGAGGTGATCAGCGAAGAGGATGCACGCAATATCGATAAGGCCCTGGATGGACTCAGCGCCATCATGAGCGAGAATAAGGACATCGATGTGGATCACTACTTTCCCGGCCTCGGGCAGCCCTGA
- a CDS encoding UDP-2,3-diacylglucosamine diphosphatase — protein MTQQLFISDLHLSIERMDQVQLFLRFLTDRAPKADHLYILGDLFDAWVGDDYEAPPIPSIKQAMRRLSQSGTRLWLMHGNRDFLIGDDFCRDTGATLLQDPTLVDLYGSPTLLMHGDLLCTDDQAYMEFRREIRDPENIKRLLSQSIQQRLTLANSYRAKSGEAKSLKPESIMDVNQETVASYFVEYQTQRLIHGHTHRPADHVIELAGQRHYRHVLAEWHQDHGEMLCVTADGFSREIFA, from the coding sequence GTGACCCAACAGCTGTTTATATCTGATCTGCACCTATCCATCGAGCGGATGGATCAGGTGCAGCTATTCCTTCGTTTCCTCACAGACCGGGCCCCAAAGGCGGACCATCTCTATATCCTGGGTGACCTGTTCGATGCCTGGGTGGGGGATGACTATGAAGCACCACCGATTCCAAGCATAAAGCAGGCTATGCGACGACTCAGCCAATCCGGCACCCGGTTGTGGTTGATGCACGGCAATAGGGATTTTCTCATTGGGGATGACTTTTGCAGGGATACCGGGGCCACCCTGTTGCAGGATCCTACCCTGGTGGATCTGTACGGCAGTCCAACCCTGCTGATGCACGGCGATCTGTTGTGTACCGACGATCAGGCCTATATGGAATTTCGCCGGGAAATACGTGATCCGGAGAATATCAAGCGCCTGCTCAGCCAATCGATTCAACAGCGATTGACCCTGGCAAACAGCTACCGGGCCAAGAGTGGCGAGGCCAAATCACTGAAACCGGAATCGATCATGGATGTCAATCAGGAGACTGTGGCGTCCTATTTCGTGGAATATCAGACGCAACGTCTGATCCATGGCCATACCCATCGTCCTGCGGACCATGTCATCGAGCTCGCGGGCCAGCGCCATTACCGGCATGTATTGGCGGAATGGCACCAGGATCACGGTGAGATGCTTTGCGTCACCGCCGACGGTTTCAGCAGAGAGATATTCGCCTAG
- the hybB gene encoding Ni/Fe-hydrogenase cytochrome b subunit, whose protein sequence is MSVYQPLKRPILTLPFLVLSVIAVIGTYYLAQRFIHGMGIVTNLNGGYAWGVWVVYDVVVGTALACGGYALAITVYVMNKGKYHPLMRPALLASLLGYGLGGVGAMIDMGRWWQFYNIFTPWHMNFNSVMLEVGLCVATYILVLCIEFAPTLLERFGAKGLVKSLNKVLFIFIALGVLLPTMHQSSLGSMLIAMGYKVHPLWQSLHLQPLLAILTALTMGFAVVVFEASFSAVGFRRPSETPLLAGLGKGIVGLISAYLIVRFGEILLNGKLGLIFAGDLGSLMFLLETVLFVFPLVVLSSAKYRGHGPLLLWASVSMLFAGSLYRFNAFLITYDPGPGYSYFPSTPEIMVTAGMVALEIMAFLFVVKKFPVLHDAKHA, encoded by the coding sequence ATGAGTGTATACCAACCGCTGAAACGGCCGATCCTCACCCTGCCCTTCCTGGTGTTGAGCGTCATCGCCGTGATCGGCACCTACTACCTGGCCCAGCGTTTCATCCACGGCATGGGCATAGTCACCAATCTCAACGGCGGCTACGCCTGGGGAGTCTGGGTGGTCTACGATGTGGTGGTGGGCACCGCCCTGGCCTGCGGCGGTTACGCCCTGGCCATCACCGTGTATGTGATGAACAAGGGCAAGTACCATCCCCTGATGCGCCCCGCCCTGCTGGCCAGTCTGCTTGGCTACGGCCTGGGTGGTGTCGGCGCCATGATCGACATGGGCCGCTGGTGGCAGTTCTACAATATCTTCACCCCCTGGCACATGAACTTTAACTCGGTGATGCTGGAGGTCGGCCTCTGTGTCGCCACCTATATCCTGGTGCTCTGCATCGAGTTCGCCCCCACCCTGTTGGAGCGGTTCGGCGCCAAAGGGCTGGTGAAGTCCCTGAACAAGGTGCTGTTCATCTTCATCGCCCTCGGCGTGCTGCTGCCCACCATGCATCAGTCCTCTCTCGGCTCCATGCTGATCGCCATGGGCTACAAGGTGCACCCACTATGGCAATCGCTGCATCTGCAACCGCTGCTGGCGATACTCACCGCCCTGACCATGGGCTTTGCGGTGGTGGTCTTCGAGGCCTCGTTCAGTGCGGTCGGCTTTCGCCGTCCCTCTGAAACGCCGCTGCTGGCCGGCCTGGGCAAGGGGATTGTCGGACTCATCAGCGCCTACCTGATCGTTCGCTTCGGCGAAATCCTCTTGAACGGTAAGCTGGGGCTGATCTTCGCCGGCGACCTGGGTAGCCTGATGTTCCTGCTGGAGACGGTCCTGTTCGTCTTCCCGCTGGTGGTATTGAGTTCAGCCAAATACCGCGGCCATGGCCCGCTGTTGCTCTGGGCATCAGTCTCGATGCTCTTTGCCGGCTCGCTCTACCGCTTCAACGCCTTTCTGATTACCTACGATCCTGGCCCGGGTTACAGCTACTTCCCCTCCACCCCGGAGATCATGGTCACCGCCGGTATGGTGGCCCTGGAGATCATGGCCTTCCTGTTCGTGGTGAAGAAATTCCCCGTGCTACATGACGCAAAACATGCGTAA
- a CDS encoding ferritin-like domain-containing protein, protein MGIEAQSLFQSARGCLLSESVDEKLRLTELTANAWLAGELVLAGWTPCESITQAGRPQAPELVHPSRLPRRGLGSEQGRLALIHAIAHIEFNAINLAWDAVQRYPEMPRAFYDDWIQVAREEVHHFRLLRERLHAGGAEYGDFPGHNGLWEMAQRTAHDPLIRMALVPRMLEARGLDVTPGIMRRFKAIGDHETVAVLEIILREEVGHVQFGSRWFHYLCQQRELDPEQAYFDLLENFLNGEIRCPLHHQARREAGFSKRELNRLEALCTEG, encoded by the coding sequence ATGGGTATAGAGGCACAGAGTCTTTTTCAGTCAGCCAGGGGCTGTCTGTTGTCAGAATCGGTGGATGAGAAGCTGCGACTTACCGAATTGACGGCGAATGCCTGGCTGGCCGGCGAACTGGTACTAGCAGGTTGGACTCCCTGCGAGTCAATCACTCAGGCGGGACGTCCGCAAGCACCTGAGTTGGTCCATCCGAGCCGGCTGCCGAGGCGCGGCCTGGGGAGTGAGCAGGGTCGTCTGGCGCTGATTCACGCGATTGCCCATATTGAGTTTAATGCCATCAATCTGGCCTGGGATGCGGTACAACGCTATCCGGAGATGCCCAGGGCCTTTTATGATGATTGGATCCAGGTGGCACGGGAAGAGGTCCACCATTTTCGTCTGCTGCGTGAACGGCTGCATGCCGGTGGAGCGGAGTATGGTGATTTTCCAGGTCATAACGGTTTGTGGGAGATGGCGCAGAGGACGGCCCACGATCCATTGATCAGAATGGCCTTGGTGCCGCGTATGCTCGAGGCCCGGGGATTGGACGTGACACCGGGTATCATGCGCCGTTTCAAGGCGATTGGTGATCATGAAACGGTAGCGGTGCTGGAGATCATTCTGCGGGAAGAGGTTGGGCATGTTCAGTTCGGCAGCCGCTGGTTCCACTATCTCTGTCAACAGCGGGAGTTGGATCCGGAACAGGCCTATTTTGACCTGCTTGAGAATTTTCTGAACGGTGAAATCCGCTGCCCGCTGCATCACCAGGCGAGGCGGGAGGCAGGTTTCAGCAAACGGGAGCTAAACCGCCTGGAGGCGTTATGTACAGAGGGCTGA
- a CDS encoding c-type cytochrome domain-containing protein: MSSSTTLLLSSTLCASLLVGCSAGPAPVSFKSEVKPLVDKYCTECHLSGGAGAEASGFITASYASLMKGTKFGPVVVAGDPLSSSFYRLVAGKVDPSIRMPHGKEALSEVEIAVIENWIAQGAENN; encoded by the coding sequence ATGTCTAGTAGCACGACTCTCTTACTTTCATCGACACTCTGCGCCTCCCTTTTGGTGGGCTGCAGTGCCGGGCCGGCGCCGGTAAGTTTCAAGTCAGAGGTCAAACCGTTGGTCGACAAATATTGCACAGAATGTCATCTATCCGGGGGGGCAGGAGCAGAAGCCAGCGGTTTTATCACCGCGAGCTATGCAAGCCTGATGAAAGGCACCAAGTTTGGCCCCGTGGTGGTGGCCGGCGATCCGCTCTCCAGCTCGTTTTACCGCCTGGTTGCCGGCAAGGTCGATCCGTCGATTCGCATGCCCCATGGCAAGGAGGCGTTAAGTGAGGTGGAGATCGCCGTGATCGAAAACTGGATTGCTCAGGGGGCCGAAAACAACTGA
- a CDS encoding nickel-dependent hydrogenase large subunit, protein MTTRITVDPITRIEGHLRIDVEVDDGKVSKAWSSGQMWRGIEKILVGRDPREAWTYTQRFCGVCTTVHAITSVRAVENALDLEVPVNAQLIRNIIQTAHAIQDHIVHFYHLSAVDWVDVVSALDADPVATAKLAESLSDWPLNGPHEMRAVQERLKTFVGSGQLGPFASGYWGHPAMKLPPEVNLLAVAHYLQALDVQNHANKIVAILGGKSPHIQNVAVGGVSNSIGHDAPSVLNIERLMLIKGFIDKLDQFVKSTYLVDVPAVGAFYLDWAGIGGGVNNYLTVPDCPQDAKGTVFDLPGGYIENGDINSMKPITTFSDAYFRDGVAESSKHAWYTGGDALHPWVGETEPEYTDFQDEGAYSWVKAPTFYGKRAEVGPLADVLVGVASGHAGYTKYLDQAMGTLKAVSQNPDIPLSAVNSTIGRHAARAVRCAVMMDTLHDQWQRLVDNIGTGDLDTFNAPVFPKGEVKGVGFHQAPRGTLSHWVVIEDAKIKNYQAVVPSTWNAGPRDANDEIGPYESSLMDNPVADPEKPLEVLRTVHSFDPCIACAIHMVDTEQQEIVRVKAL, encoded by the coding sequence GTGACGACAAGAATTACTGTTGACCCGATAACCCGTATCGAAGGCCACCTGCGTATCGATGTAGAAGTGGATGACGGCAAGGTGAGTAAGGCCTGGTCATCCGGTCAGATGTGGCGCGGCATCGAGAAGATCCTGGTGGGTCGCGATCCCCGCGAGGCCTGGACCTACACTCAACGCTTCTGCGGCGTCTGCACAACGGTGCATGCCATCACCTCGGTCAGAGCGGTGGAGAACGCCCTCGACCTGGAAGTGCCGGTCAATGCCCAGCTGATTCGCAATATTATCCAGACCGCCCATGCCATCCAGGACCATATCGTACACTTTTATCACCTCTCCGCGGTGGACTGGGTGGATGTGGTCTCGGCCCTGGACGCTGATCCGGTGGCCACCGCCAAGCTGGCGGAGAGCCTCTCCGACTGGCCCCTGAACGGTCCCCATGAAATGAGGGCGGTACAGGAGCGGCTCAAGACCTTTGTCGGCAGCGGCCAGCTCGGTCCCTTCGCCAGCGGTTACTGGGGTCACCCGGCCATGAAGCTGCCACCTGAGGTGAACCTGCTGGCGGTCGCCCACTACCTGCAGGCCCTGGACGTACAGAACCACGCCAACAAGATCGTCGCCATCCTCGGTGGCAAGAGCCCCCATATCCAGAACGTGGCAGTGGGCGGCGTGAGCAACTCCATCGGCCACGATGCCCCCTCGGTGCTCAACATCGAGCGCCTGATGCTGATCAAGGGCTTCATCGACAAGCTGGACCAGTTCGTCAAATCGACCTACCTGGTGGATGTGCCGGCGGTGGGTGCCTTCTACCTGGACTGGGCCGGCATCGGCGGTGGTGTCAACAACTACCTGACGGTACCCGACTGTCCCCAGGACGCCAAGGGCACGGTATTCGATCTGCCCGGCGGCTACATAGAGAATGGCGACATCAACAGCATGAAACCGATCACCACCTTCAGCGACGCCTACTTCCGCGACGGAGTGGCGGAGAGTTCCAAGCACGCCTGGTACACCGGCGGCGACGCCCTGCACCCCTGGGTGGGCGAGACCGAGCCGGAGTACACCGACTTCCAGGATGAAGGTGCCTACTCCTGGGTCAAGGCCCCCACCTTCTACGGCAAACGGGCCGAAGTGGGTCCACTGGCCGATGTGCTGGTGGGTGTGGCCAGCGGTCATGCGGGCTATACCAAGTACCTGGATCAGGCCATGGGCACCCTCAAGGCGGTCTCCCAGAACCCTGATATCCCCCTCTCGGCGGTCAACTCCACAATCGGCCGTCATGCCGCCCGCGCCGTGCGCTGCGCGGTGATGATGGATACCCTGCATGATCAATGGCAGAGGCTGGTGGACAATATCGGCACCGGCGACCTTGACACCTTCAACGCCCCGGTCTTTCCCAAGGGCGAGGTCAAAGGCGTCGGCTTCCACCAGGCGCCCCGTGGCACCCTCTCCCACTGGGTAGTGATTGAGGATGCCAAGATCAAGAACTACCAGGCGGTGGTGCCCAGCACCTGGAACGCCGGTCCTCGGGACGCCAACGACGAGATCGGCCCCTACGAGTCATCCCTGATGGACAACCCGGTGGCAGATCCTGAGAAGCCGTTGGAGGTACTGCGTACCGTCCACTCCTTCGATCCCTGTATCGCCTGCGCCATCCATATGGTCGACACCGAGCAGCAGGAGATCGTGCGGGTCAAGGCACTCTGA
- a CDS encoding c-type cytochrome — MRKIAIASMILATLFTHGVIADQTLAMRSGCLGCHKADAKLVGPAFKEVAAKYSSEAGAVDRLAAKVKAGSTPGEPLVWGSVAMPPSQASLDDIKGVVSWVMTLK; from the coding sequence ATGCGCAAAATCGCAATTGCTTCAATGATTCTGGCAACACTCTTCACCCATGGCGTAATAGCTGACCAGACCCTGGCCATGCGCTCGGGTTGCCTTGGCTGCCATAAAGCCGATGCGAAGCTGGTTGGACCGGCCTTCAAGGAAGTCGCTGCTAAATACAGCAGTGAAGCTGGTGCTGTTGACCGACTCGCAGCGAAAGTAAAAGCAGGAAGCACACCCGGTGAACCCCTGGTTTGGGGTAGTGTCGCCATGCCACCTAGCCAGGCGAGTCTAGATGATATAAAGGGTGTAGTTAGCTGGGTAATGACCCTTAAATAG
- a CDS encoding HyaD/HybD family hydrogenase maturation endopeptidase, producing the protein MEKSVKKTLVIGMGNVLMQDEGIGVRAVEELVNRYHIPTGVEVVDGGTTGMELFEPMRQADNLIIADAVNTGAPYGSLVRIANHEIPAFFQTKLSNHQLGVSDLLALLTLKGETPEQVTIVGMVPHSLENRLGLTPEAEEGLQAMVQMLVDELASLGIALESRSQARSGHWKREAEFEAAAGLAG; encoded by the coding sequence ATGGAAAAAAGTGTAAAAAAGACCCTGGTGATCGGCATGGGCAACGTGTTGATGCAGGATGAAGGTATTGGCGTCCGCGCCGTTGAGGAGCTGGTGAACCGCTATCACATCCCCACTGGTGTGGAGGTCGTCGATGGCGGCACCACGGGCATGGAGTTGTTCGAACCGATGCGCCAGGCGGATAACCTGATCATCGCCGATGCGGTGAATACCGGCGCACCCTATGGCAGCCTGGTACGCATCGCCAACCATGAGATTCCGGCCTTTTTTCAGACCAAGCTATCCAACCATCAGCTCGGTGTCTCAGATCTGCTCGCCCTGCTCACTCTCAAGGGTGAGACACCGGAGCAGGTCACCATCGTCGGCATGGTGCCCCACTCCCTGGAGAACCGGCTGGGTCTGACTCCCGAGGCAGAGGAGGGACTGCAGGCCATGGTGCAGATGCTGGTGGACGAGTTGGCTTCGCTGGGCATAGCACTCGAATCCCGCTCCCAGGCACGCAGTGGGCACTGGAAACGGGAGGCCGAGTTCGAGGCCGCAGCGGGTTTGGCAGGATGA
- the hybA gene encoding hydrogenase 2 operon protein HybA, producing MKRRDFLKASLGSGAALLGAGNAEARGNLEPADEAIGMLYDSTLCIGCKACVAKCKEVNDMPATPLGDETAWDAAHDLSAETLNVIKVYTEGKGDQKDAVKDGYAFEKRSCMHCVDPGCVSVCPVTAMRHDPKTGIVTHHPDACIGCRTCMVGCPYNVPQFDYDNPFGEIHKCQMCNQAGVERIDNGQMTGCAEVCPTGATLFGSRKALMEEAKRRMTLKPGETYNYPRGDVRNPESHHEKAVPEYQDHIWGEKEAGGTNVLHISSIPFDQLGMPPLEERSYASISETVQHTLYSYMALPAIALAGLTYVVRRNTDDGEGDDS from the coding sequence ATGAAACGCAGAGACTTTCTCAAGGCCTCCCTCGGTAGTGGCGCCGCCCTGCTGGGTGCCGGCAACGCCGAGGCGCGAGGCAACCTGGAGCCGGCGGATGAAGCCATCGGCATGCTCTACGACTCGACCCTATGCATCGGCTGCAAGGCCTGTGTGGCGAAATGCAAAGAGGTCAACGACATGCCGGCGACGCCATTGGGCGATGAGACCGCCTGGGATGCCGCTCACGATCTCTCGGCCGAGACCCTCAACGTAATCAAGGTCTACACCGAGGGTAAGGGCGATCAGAAGGATGCGGTGAAAGACGGCTACGCCTTCGAGAAGCGCAGCTGCATGCACTGTGTCGATCCCGGTTGTGTATCAGTCTGCCCGGTGACCGCCATGCGGCACGATCCGAAGACCGGCATCGTCACCCACCACCCGGACGCCTGCATCGGCTGCCGCACCTGTATGGTGGGCTGCCCCTACAACGTGCCCCAGTTCGACTATGACAACCCCTTCGGTGAGATCCACAAGTGCCAGATGTGTAACCAGGCCGGGGTGGAACGCATCGACAACGGCCAGATGACCGGTTGCGCCGAGGTCTGCCCCACCGGTGCCACTTTGTTTGGCTCGCGCAAGGCGCTGATGGAAGAGGCCAAGCGCCGCATGACCCTGAAGCCGGGTGAGACCTACAACTATCCCCGCGGCGATGTACGCAATCCGGAGAGCCATCACGAGAAGGCGGTGCCTGAATACCAGGACCACATCTGGGGCGAGAAAGAGGCCGGCGGCACCAACGTGCTGCACATCTCCTCCATCCCCTTCGATCAGCTGGGCATGCCACCCCTTGAGGAGCGCTCCTACGCCTCCATCTCGGAGACAGTGCAGCACACCCTCTACAGCTACATGGCCCTACCCGCCATCGCGCTGGCCGGGCTCACCTATGTGGTGCGGCGCAACACCGACGACGGGGAAGGAGACGACTCATGA
- the hybE gene encoding [NiFe]-hydrogenase assembly chaperone HybE — translation MTDLKALTQQIEDVFLRIEQEQMQGIPLLNPMLKVKSVGFQEFEGRVVGVIITPWMMNLMMFPGEDEDWSDMALGHKQPHRFPANQYKFMVNEIDGIGCCQTHSLYSPMHEFVDQEHAEAAARSFMQTLMVEVEQPDEDPYDEELLGRILRGEEEADIDVDGFAVAEQTLDSGEENQESPISRRELLRSIYHRET, via the coding sequence ATGACTGACCTGAAAGCACTAACCCAACAGATCGAAGATGTTTTCCTGCGCATCGAGCAGGAACAGATGCAGGGAATCCCCCTGCTCAATCCCATGCTGAAGGTGAAGAGCGTAGGTTTCCAGGAATTTGAGGGACGTGTTGTCGGCGTCATCATCACCCCCTGGATGATGAATTTGATGATGTTTCCTGGCGAAGACGAGGACTGGAGCGATATGGCACTGGGGCACAAACAGCCCCACCGTTTTCCCGCCAACCAATACAAGTTCATGGTCAACGAGATTGACGGTATCGGTTGCTGTCAGACCCATTCCCTCTACTCCCCCATGCATGAGTTCGTCGATCAGGAGCATGCAGAGGCGGCTGCGAGAAGTTTTATGCAGACCTTGATGGTCGAGGTCGAACAGCCGGACGAAGATCCCTATGACGAAGAGCTGCTCGGGCGAATATTGCGCGGAGAGGAAGAGGCCGATATCGACGTCGACGGTTTTGCCGTTGCCGAACAGACATTAGACAGCGGAGAAGAGAACCAGGAGTCGCCGATATCACGTCGGGAATTATTACGTAGTATCTATCATCGGGAGACCTGA
- a CDS encoding peptidylprolyl isomerase: MITLTTNLGPIVIELDEANAPKTCDNFKQYVQDGFFDGTIFHRVIDNFMIQGGGFLPGMIQKQTGEPIENEAKNGLSNEIGTIAMARTMEPHSATAQFFINVANNKFLDHPGQDGWGYCVFGKVTSGMDVINQIKGTATTTQAGHQDVPVEDIVIEKAEISE, translated from the coding sequence ATGATCACATTGACAACAAATCTCGGCCCCATCGTCATTGAACTGGACGAGGCCAATGCCCCGAAAACCTGTGACAACTTCAAACAATATGTACAGGATGGCTTTTTCGACGGCACAATCTTTCATCGGGTCATCGATAATTTCATGATCCAGGGAGGTGGCTTTCTGCCCGGCATGATCCAGAAACAGACCGGTGAGCCGATTGAGAATGAGGCCAAGAACGGCCTGTCAAATGAGATTGGCACCATTGCCATGGCGCGAACCATGGAACCCCATTCCGCCACTGCGCAATTTTTCATCAATGTGGCGAATAACAAATTCCTTGACCATCCGGGTCAGGATGGCTGGGGCTACTGCGTTTTCGGCAAGGTCACCAGCGGTATGGACGTGATCAACCAGATCAAAGGGACAGCCACCACCACCCAGGCAGGACACCAGGATGTGCCGGTGGAGGATATTGTGATCGAGAAGGCTGAAATCTCTGAGTGA